TCCGAAGATCGCCGTGGTGTTGAACATCACGCCCGACCATCTGGACCGGCATGGGACGTTTGAGAAGTACGCGGAGGCGAAGACGCGCATTACGGAGATGCAGACGCCTGCGGATTTCCTTGTGCTGAACGCGGAGGACAAGCCGACGCAGATGGTGGCAGCGAAGACGAAGGCGCAGATCTTCTGGTTTTCGCCGCGCAGGCCGATCAAGCAGGGCGCGTTTGTGCACGGCGACAGCATCCTGTTTCTTCCGCGCGAGGGTGGCAAGGCGGAGCCGGTGATGCCGGTGAGCGAGATTCCTCTGGTGGGAGCGCACAACGTGGAGAACGTGCTGGCGGCGGTGTGCGCCTGCAGGCTCGCGGGTGTTTCGAGTGAGAAGATTCGCGAGGGTGTGCGCGGCTTCAAGGCAGTAGACCACCGGTTGCAGTTTGTCGCGGAGGTCGCAGGGGTGAAGTATTACAACGATTCCAAGGCGACGAACGTGGATGCGACGGCGAAGGCGCTTGCTTCGTTTGAGGGTAATGTCCTCCTGATTCTAGGTGGCAAAGATAAAGGTTCGGACTACACGGAGCTGAACGATCTGCTCCGCGAACGGGTAGTCACTGTTTACACCATAGGTTCGGCTGCGGAAAAGATAGAGACGCAGCTGGCGGGTGTGATGACACTGAAACATGCGGAGACCCTGGAGCGCGCCGTAGCGTTGGCGACAGAGGATGCCAAGGCGGGCGATACGGTTCTGCTGGCGCCAGCGTGTGCGAGCTTCGATCAGTTTGAGAGCTATGAGCATCGCGGACGCGAGTTTGTCCGGTTCGTGACAGAGATCAAGAGGTAAGCGAAAGCAGTATGGCAAAGCGCGTTGGCGTGGACAAGTGGTTGTTCGGAACGGTGCTGTTGCTGGTCCTCTTTGGACTGGTGATGGTCTTTTCCGCGTCCGCGGTGATGGCGAAGTCGATGTTCGGTTCCCCGTACTTTTTTGTGACGCGGCAGGCAATCTGGGCAAGTCTGGGTCTGGTCGCCATGGTGCTGTTGATGAAGGTGGATTATCGCCTCTACAACAACCCCAAGGTCGTCTTTCCCGCAGTGGGTATCACGGCGCTTTGTTTGACCGTCGTCTTTGCGATGCGGGATTCGCACAATACCCATCGCTGGATCAAGTTTGGCGGCGCGTCGTTCCAGCCGAGCGAACTGGCGAAGCCTGTGCTGGTGCTGTTTCTGGCGTATTTTCTGCAGACGCGGATTCACCAGATGGAGGATTGGAAGGGAACGATCCTGCGGGCCGCAGCACCTCCACTCTTCTTTATCGCTCTGATTTTGAAGGAGCCGGATCTGGGAACGGCGATGGTCTGTGCGGGCGTGCTCGTGCTGATGCTGTATCTCGCAGGTGCACAGACGAGGTACTTCCTGATTGGATTTGCCGGTGCTGCGCCGGTGCTCTATTACCTGTTGTTTCACGTGGCGTGGAGACGCGCGCGCATGCTGGCGTTCGTGAATCCTGAGGCCGATCCGCGCGGCAGTGGATTCCATATTCTGCAATCGCTGATCGCTGTGGGAACGGGCGGTGTTTACGGACATGGACTGATGGAGGGCATCCAGAAGCTCTTCTACCTGCCGGAGCCGCACACGGATTTTATCTTTGCGAATGTCTGCGAGGAGCTTGGGCTGATTGGAGCCTTGTTTGTGGTGGCGCTCTTCTGCATGTTGGGATATCGCGGCCTGCGCACGGCGTTTCTCACCACCGATCCGTTTGCACGGTTCATGGCATTTGGGCTGACGACGGCGATTCTGATTCAGGCGTTTTTCAATATCAGCGTCGTTCTCGCGCTGCTGCCGACGAAGGGGATTCCGCTGCCGTTCATCTCCAACGGTGGAACGAGCGTGTTTATTACGCTGGCCGGGATGGGTGTGCTTCTGAATATTTCGCGTGAGATCGATTAGGTGAAGCGAGTCAGCGAGTCAGCGGGTCAGCGAGTCAGCAAGCTCAGGGTTTTGATGGCTGGTGGCGGGACGGGGGGGCATGTGATCCCGGCGCTAGCAATTGCGCGGGAGTTGCGGGATGCGCATGGCGCTGAGGTCCATTTTCTTGGGACAGAACGTGGGCTGGAGACGAGGCTGGTTCCTGAGGCCGGGTTTGCGATCTCGTATGTGCAGGTTGGCATGCTGAAGAATGTAGGGCTGCTTACGCGGGCGAAGACTTTGCTGAACCTGCCGCGTGGTGTGTTCTCTGCGATGCGGTTGTTGCGGGAGTTTCGACCGGATGTCGTCGTTGGGGTGGGCGGGTATGCGAGCGGGCCGGGGATGCTGGCTGCGATCTTTCGCCGTATTCCGACGCTGGTCTTCGAACCCAATGCCGAACCGGGGATGGTGAATCGATATATCGGGAAGTATGTAAGCGCGGCGGCGATCTCTTTCGAGACGACGAAGCGGTTTTTTCGGAACGCGAAGGTGACGGGAAGGCCGGTGCGTGCGGAGTTTTTCGCCATCGGGCCGAAGGTCGATGCTCCGCCACGACTGCTGATTCTGGGTGGATCGCAGGGCGCGCGGGGACTGAATGAAATCATGCCAAAGATCGCGACAGACCTGCTGGAAAAGGTTCCGGGACTTACGATTGGCCATCAGGCGGGCGAGCGTCACGCCGAATCGACGCGGGAGGCCTATCTGCGCGAGGGGGTAGATCCCCGGCGCTACGAGGTCTATGCGTTTCTGGAGGATACGCCTGCCGCGATGGCGAAAGCGGATCTGATCCTCTGCCGAAGCGGCGGAACTGTGGAGGAGTTGTGTGCTGCGGGAAGGCCTTCAATCCTGGTGCCGTTTCCGCAGTCTGCGGACGATCACCAGAGCCGCAATGCCGAGGCAATGCAGGCGGGTGGAGCGGCGATCTGGTTGCCGGAACGCGAGATGACTCCGGAGTTGCTCACGACGATGCTGCATGACCTTCTGCTGGACGTTGCTCGACTGGAGCAGATGAGTGCCGCAGCGCGGGCGATGGCGCACCCTCATGCGTTGGAAGAGATCGGTGCCATGGTGGTGGGATTGGCTCGATAGAGACTTGCGCAAAAGAAGAGGGCCGGGATCTCTCCCGGCCCTCTTTGTTCTTTGGTGCGGATGGTTTAGCGATGTCCGCCGCCACCACCACCGTGGGCTCCACCGCCGCCTGCTCCACCACCGTGGAAGCCACCGCCACCACCGCCGCTGAAGCCACCGCCGCTGGGACGAGCACCACCGAAGCCGCCAGAGGATGCACCGCCGCCAGAGAAGTTACGTGCTCCGCCGCCGGAAGGTGCGCTGCCTGAGAAGCTGCGGCCCGTATTGCCGCCCTGTGGTCCGCCAGAGAAGCTGCGTCCGGTGTTACCCGGCTGCCCGCCGAATCCACCGCGGTTCACATTTCCGCCCTGGGCAAAGCCATGGCCGACGTTACCCTGTTGTCCGCCAAAGTTGCTGCGGTTGCCGTTGTTCTGGCCGCCGAAGCCACCACGGTTTTCATTGTTCTGCCCGTTGAAGCCGCCACCGCGGTTTCCATTGATGGTTGCGCCGCGGTTGCCGTTGAAGCCGCCGCCACGATTGTCTGCGAAGCTCCGACCGCCGGGGTGGAAGCCATTGTGTCCGCCGAAGCCGCCGTTGTAGAAGTGGCCGCCGAAGCCGGGACGGAAGCGGTTGACGGACGAGTTGTACCAGAAGTGTCCGCCCCTCCAGTAGCCGCCATAGAAGCCGACGCCGAAGTAGCCGAAGCCGTAGTCAATGCCA
This genomic stretch from Terriglobus saanensis SP1PR4 harbors:
- the murG gene encoding undecaprenyldiphospho-muramoylpentapeptide beta-N-acetylglucosaminyltransferase; the protein is MKRVSESAGQRVSKLRVLMAGGGTGGHVIPALAIARELRDAHGAEVHFLGTERGLETRLVPEAGFAISYVQVGMLKNVGLLTRAKTLLNLPRGVFSAMRLLREFRPDVVVGVGGYASGPGMLAAIFRRIPTLVFEPNAEPGMVNRYIGKYVSAAAISFETTKRFFRNAKVTGRPVRAEFFAIGPKVDAPPRLLILGGSQGARGLNEIMPKIATDLLEKVPGLTIGHQAGERHAESTREAYLREGVDPRRYEVYAFLEDTPAAMAKADLILCRSGGTVEELCAAGRPSILVPFPQSADDHQSRNAEAMQAGGAAIWLPEREMTPELLTTMLHDLLLDVARLEQMSAAARAMAHPHALEEIGAMVVGLAR
- a CDS encoding YXWGXW repeat-containing protein, whose product is MGYNNRIKQIAGKVFFAAVLVALPLSGITTLKAEAQVAISANIAPPPIPDYEQPYSPGDGYIWTPGYWAWDPAAGDYYWVDGAWVQPPYVNALWTPGYWGPYGGGYGWCPGYWGTSIGYYGGIDYGFGYFGVGFYGGYWRGGHFWYNSSVNRFRPGFGGHFYNGGFGGHNGFHPGGRSFADNRGGGFNGNRGATINGNRGGGFNGQNNENRGGFGGQNNGNRSNFGGQQGNVGHGFAQGGNVNRGGFGGQPGNTGRSFSGGPQGGNTGRSFSGSAPSGGGARNFSGGGASSGGFGGARPSGGGFSGGGGGGFHGGGAGGGGAHGGGGGGHR
- the ftsW gene encoding putative lipid II flippase FtsW — translated: MAKRVGVDKWLFGTVLLLVLFGLVMVFSASAVMAKSMFGSPYFFVTRQAIWASLGLVAMVLLMKVDYRLYNNPKVVFPAVGITALCLTVVFAMRDSHNTHRWIKFGGASFQPSELAKPVLVLFLAYFLQTRIHQMEDWKGTILRAAAPPLFFIALILKEPDLGTAMVCAGVLVLMLYLAGAQTRYFLIGFAGAAPVLYYLLFHVAWRRARMLAFVNPEADPRGSGFHILQSLIAVGTGGVYGHGLMEGIQKLFYLPEPHTDFIFANVCEELGLIGALFVVALFCMLGYRGLRTAFLTTDPFARFMAFGLTTAILIQAFFNISVVLALLPTKGIPLPFISNGGTSVFITLAGMGVLLNISREID
- the murD gene encoding UDP-N-acetylmuramoyl-L-alanine--D-glutamate ligase; translation: MELKGKRVLVVGMGKSGLAAARFLRARGAIVTVSDARPSTLLSGPIAELLAMGAAVETGGHGLLTFRRQDLIVVSPGVPMDTPELKQVRALGVEMIGEVELASRFLNGSVVAITGSNGKTTTTSLIGEILRGAGVPTLVGGNIGLPVVEMVAESTDTTWSVLEISSFQLETVETFAPKIAVVLNITPDHLDRHGTFEKYAEAKTRITEMQTPADFLVLNAEDKPTQMVAAKTKAQIFWFSPRRPIKQGAFVHGDSILFLPREGGKAEPVMPVSEIPLVGAHNVENVLAAVCACRLAGVSSEKIREGVRGFKAVDHRLQFVAEVAGVKYYNDSKATNVDATAKALASFEGNVLLILGGKDKGSDYTELNDLLRERVVTVYTIGSAAEKIETQLAGVMTLKHAETLERAVALATEDAKAGDTVLLAPACASFDQFESYEHRGREFVRFVTEIKR